One window from the genome of Spirosoma rhododendri encodes:
- a CDS encoding site-specific integrase, whose amino-acid sequence MKTVSDQDVKFLLKDPRADRPTLISLVYRYNNTRLVYSTGLTIEPYQWDIANQRAHVNQKGRTIRETYQTINAGIDRHRAAFKTVLTRLQLANVPLDNDTLKQHLNAEMGRVKKPKPEPVVEVDREPFTAFIERFVSLAEDGKRLNAKNARYSRYTLASYRVLKGLLIEYKTDTRSPIDYDAFSLTFYNSFKIWLTNRGLSLNYVGCLLKNLKILLKQAHADGLHTNTVFQHRDFKKFSEDVDSVYLSDDELTAIFTLSLTQTPGLDRARDLFLIGCFTGLRFSDFSELRPENITHNGRTLTCRTLTCRTQKTAERVVIPLNSKVRAILEKYDGVPPQPISNQRLNEHLKELGKKAGLTERVEVTRTEGGSRKTRYVQKWELIGTHTARRSFATNAYLAKVDPVQIMKITGHRSEKMLLRYIKVSSEQNAMLLLDHAHFQ is encoded by the coding sequence ATGAAAACCGTATCCGATCAGGACGTAAAGTTTCTGCTCAAAGACCCCCGCGCCGACCGGCCAACCCTCATTTCGCTCGTTTATCGGTACAATAACACCCGGCTTGTCTATTCAACCGGCCTGACTATTGAGCCTTATCAGTGGGATATTGCCAACCAACGCGCACACGTCAACCAGAAAGGCCGAACCATACGGGAAACGTATCAAACCATCAACGCGGGTATTGATCGCCACAGGGCCGCGTTTAAGACCGTCCTGACGCGCCTGCAACTGGCAAACGTCCCACTCGACAACGACACGCTGAAACAGCACCTGAACGCCGAAATGGGCCGGGTGAAGAAACCCAAACCCGAACCTGTTGTTGAGGTTGACCGGGAACCGTTTACGGCCTTCATCGAACGGTTTGTAAGTCTGGCAGAGGATGGCAAACGGCTGAACGCAAAAAACGCCCGCTATTCCCGCTACACGTTAGCCAGCTACCGCGTCCTGAAAGGGCTGCTGATCGAATACAAGACAGACACCCGCAGCCCGATTGATTACGACGCCTTTAGCCTGACGTTCTACAACAGTTTCAAGATATGGCTAACCAACCGGGGCCTGTCGCTGAACTATGTGGGCTGTCTGCTGAAGAATCTGAAGATATTGCTGAAACAGGCACACGCTGACGGACTCCACACAAACACCGTATTTCAGCACAGAGACTTCAAAAAGTTCTCAGAGGACGTAGACAGCGTTTACCTGTCTGACGACGAGCTGACGGCAATCTTTACCCTCAGCCTGACCCAAACACCGGGCCTTGATCGGGCGCGTGACCTGTTTCTGATTGGCTGCTTCACGGGGTTACGGTTTTCGGACTTCTCCGAACTACGGCCCGAAAACATCACACACAACGGCCGAACGCTGACCTGCCGAACGCTGACCTGCCGAACGCAGAAAACAGCGGAGCGGGTAGTAATACCCCTTAACTCCAAAGTGCGGGCTATTCTGGAAAAGTACGACGGGGTGCCCCCTCAGCCGATCAGCAACCAACGCCTGAACGAACATCTGAAAGAATTAGGCAAAAAGGCAGGGCTAACGGAGCGGGTTGAGGTTACCCGCACGGAGGGCGGTAGCCGTAAAACGCGCTACGTTCAAAAATGGGAGTTGATAGGCACCCACACCGCCCGCCGTTCATTCGCTACAAACGCATATCTGGCAAAGGTTGACCCGGTTCAGATTATGAAGATCACCGGCCACCGTTCCGAAAAGATGCTGCTACGCTACATCAAAGTTTCATCGGAGCAAAACGCCATGCTGCTACTTGACCACGCTCACTTTCAATAA
- a CDS encoding helix-turn-helix domain-containing protein, which produces MYGTVTQIQITPDQLTELVRGAVRSELANYIPPAPEGSTLPDLLTRRQTADALQVSLTTLHDWATDTDDRPAVLVPRKINGRVRYQKADVLAALKQPRRFRHKADEGRNQ; this is translated from the coding sequence ATGTACGGCACAGTAACACAAATACAAATAACGCCCGATCAGTTGACCGAACTGGTACGGGGGGCCGTTCGCTCTGAACTGGCTAACTACATACCGCCCGCGCCGGAAGGCTCTACCCTGCCGGACCTGCTAACACGTCGCCAGACAGCCGACGCCTTACAAGTTAGCCTGACGACCCTACACGATTGGGCAACAGATACTGACGACCGCCCGGCGGTGTTGGTGCCGCGCAAAATTAACGGCCGGGTACGGTATCAAAAGGCAGACGTATTGGCCGCGCTAAAACAGCCGCGCCGGTTCCGGCATAAGGCAGACGAGGGCCGGAACCAATGA
- a CDS encoding class I SAM-dependent DNA methyltransferase, which yields MTYPEFETRWKNSGGAERANYAGFLQDLCDLIGVTRPDPMTANPAEDAYVIERPVEFNDNGKRSTGRIDLYKRGCFVLETKQGTDTPDGQKAAERAELGLPTEKRRKGHAVRGSAKWQQMMQTARQQALGYVRALPADEPRPLFVLVADVGYCIDVYSNFAGVGDQFVPFPDQTRYRIPLARLADKETRELLRQIWTDPRELDPSRRAARVTRELAGYLANLSAQLERAGHAPDLVAQFLMRCLFTMFSEDVGLIPKESFTGMLRQYAQPDLRDFLPDALQTLWHTMDTGGFSPDLKARLRKFNGKLFHDARALPLSADQIALLQKAAEADWTAVEPAIFGTLLERALDPRERHSLGAHYTPRRYVERLVLPTVLEPLRREWAAAQAAAAQLLNEGKEKPARAELERFLRRLTSIKILDPACGSGNFLYVTLEHLKRLEGEVLAAINSYGVTALLNLSGGTTISPRQLLGLELNPRAAAIADVVLKIGYLQWHLRTHGMSELPSPLLDEYENIHQQDAVLQHGPPVARVDANGQPVTRWDGITTKLHPVTGQPVPDETARVTVNDYPNPRPAEWPQADYIVGNPPFVGNKYMRDALGDGYTEALRKTYKGKVPESADLVMYWWYKAAEHVKQGNTERFGLITTNSLKQTFNRRTMQPFLDGDKSTLVLTFAIPDHPWVEGTDGAAVRIAMTVVEPKSNVVINGNLLTVQSESVPVGDDAADVMFVARQGQILSDLTIGAALDSVYPLRSNKDISNNGVKLHGSGFIVTAEKATELGIGRIDGIEKYIKHYRNGKDLTDKPRNVLVVDLFGLSEQDVLQKYPTLYQHVYEFVKPEREHNERSSRKDKWWIFGEPNPKLRQMVASLPRYIATVVTAKHRVFQFLEESILPDDALAIIALNDAYYLGVLSSKIHVSWALAAGSDLGGNTPRYTKTRCFDPFPFPDAAPQQQARIRELAEQLDAHRKRQQAAHPTLTLTDLYNVVEKLKAGESLSTKEQTINQQGLASVVLSLHQQLDTAVSDAYGWLDNLPDSEILTRLVRLNHERAAEETAGHIRYLRPSYQAPGQQQLGIDLPTVTAPAVEVSSGPASRQEWPKELAQQMQAIRDAVQQAGVPINAKQIAAQFQRTNAGKVQPLLDTLATLALIRQTPEGAYAV from the coding sequence GTGACCTATCCCGAATTTGAAACCCGTTGGAAAAACTCCGGCGGGGCTGAACGTGCCAACTATGCCGGATTTCTTCAGGACCTGTGCGATTTGATCGGTGTTACCCGGCCTGACCCGATGACCGCAAACCCCGCTGAGGATGCCTACGTAATCGAACGGCCGGTTGAGTTCAATGACAATGGCAAACGTAGTACCGGCCGGATTGACCTCTACAAACGCGGCTGTTTCGTCTTGGAAACCAAACAGGGTACCGATACACCCGATGGGCAAAAGGCGGCTGAACGCGCCGAGCTTGGTTTGCCTACTGAGAAACGCCGGAAAGGTCATGCCGTGCGTGGGTCGGCTAAGTGGCAACAGATGATGCAGACCGCCCGGCAACAGGCGTTGGGCTACGTTCGCGCCTTACCTGCCGACGAACCCCGCCCCCTGTTTGTACTGGTGGCCGATGTGGGCTATTGTATCGACGTGTACAGCAACTTTGCCGGTGTTGGCGATCAGTTCGTACCGTTTCCCGATCAGACCCGGTACCGTATTCCGCTGGCCAGACTAGCCGACAAAGAAACCCGCGAACTACTGCGCCAAATCTGGACCGACCCCCGCGAACTGGACCCCAGCCGCCGGGCGGCACGGGTCACGCGGGAATTAGCGGGCTACCTCGCTAACCTGTCGGCACAGTTGGAACGCGCCGGACACGCGCCCGATTTGGTTGCACAATTCCTGATGCGCTGCCTGTTTACGATGTTTTCGGAGGACGTGGGGCTGATACCAAAGGAATCGTTTACGGGTATGCTGCGCCAATATGCACAGCCTGATCTACGCGACTTCTTGCCCGATGCCCTGCAAACGCTGTGGCACACGATGGACACGGGCGGGTTTTCGCCCGATCTGAAGGCGCGGCTGCGAAAGTTCAACGGCAAACTGTTTCACGATGCCAGAGCGTTGCCCCTGTCGGCCGATCAGATTGCCTTGCTACAAAAGGCGGCTGAAGCGGATTGGACCGCCGTAGAACCCGCTATTTTTGGTACGCTCCTGGAACGGGCATTAGACCCCCGCGAACGGCACAGTTTGGGTGCCCACTACACCCCGCGCCGGTACGTCGAACGGTTGGTACTGCCGACCGTTTTGGAACCCCTGCGCCGAGAATGGGCGGCTGCTCAGGCTGCGGCCGCACAGCTACTGAACGAAGGCAAAGAGAAACCCGCCCGCGCCGAACTGGAACGGTTTCTAAGACGACTAACAAGCATCAAAATTCTTGACCCCGCCTGTGGGTCGGGCAATTTCCTGTATGTGACGCTGGAACACCTGAAACGATTGGAGGGGGAGGTGTTGGCGGCTATCAACTCCTACGGCGTAACGGCCCTGCTCAACCTCAGCGGAGGTACGACCATTTCGCCCCGGCAACTGTTAGGGCTGGAATTAAACCCTCGTGCGGCTGCGATTGCCGATGTAGTGCTGAAAATTGGCTATCTGCAATGGCATTTGCGAACCCACGGCATGAGTGAACTACCCTCACCGTTGCTAGATGAATACGAAAACATTCATCAGCAGGACGCCGTGTTGCAGCACGGTCCCCCGGTGGCGCGGGTCGATGCCAACGGACAACCCGTCACGCGGTGGGACGGGATAACGACCAAACTGCACCCCGTAACCGGCCAACCCGTACCCGACGAAACCGCCCGCGTGACGGTTAACGACTACCCCAACCCCCGCCCCGCCGAATGGCCGCAAGCGGATTACATTGTAGGCAACCCGCCGTTCGTGGGTAACAAATACATGCGTGATGCATTAGGCGACGGTTACACGGAAGCCCTACGCAAGACGTATAAAGGCAAGGTGCCTGAATCGGCTGATCTGGTCATGTATTGGTGGTATAAAGCTGCCGAACATGTAAAACAGGGCAACACGGAACGTTTCGGACTTATCACGACAAACAGCCTGAAACAGACCTTTAACAGGCGTACGATGCAACCGTTCTTGGACGGTGATAAATCTACGTTGGTATTGACTTTTGCCATACCCGATCACCCATGGGTTGAAGGTACGGACGGGGCAGCCGTGAGAATTGCAATGACGGTGGTAGAACCCAAGAGCAATGTTGTAATAAATGGTAACCTCTTAACAGTCCAATCTGAAAGTGTCCCTGTCGGAGATGATGCAGCGGATGTAATGTTTGTTGCACGCCAAGGACAAATCTTGTCTGATTTGACTATTGGTGCTGCATTAGATAGCGTTTATCCCTTAAGGTCAAACAAAGATATTAGTAACAACGGGGTAAAACTTCATGGTTCGGGTTTTATAGTCACAGCGGAGAAGGCTACGGAGTTAGGAATTGGTAGAATTGACGGTATTGAAAAATACATCAAACATTATCGTAATGGAAAGGACCTTACTGATAAGCCTAGAAATGTCTTGGTAGTCGATTTGTTCGGACTGAGCGAACAGGACGTCTTACAAAAATATCCCACTCTCTATCAGCATGTGTACGAATTTGTGAAACCTGAGAGAGAGCACAATGAAAGATCATCAAGAAAAGATAAATGGTGGATTTTTGGCGAACCAAATCCCAAACTTCGTCAGATGGTTGCGTCGTTACCACGATACATTGCAACAGTAGTAACTGCCAAGCATAGGGTATTTCAGTTTCTTGAAGAATCAATTTTACCTGATGATGCATTGGCTATAATTGCTTTAAATGATGCGTACTATTTAGGCGTTCTGTCAAGCAAAATTCACGTTTCATGGGCTTTGGCTGCTGGCAGTGATTTAGGTGGTAACACGCCACGTTACACTAAAACCCGCTGTTTTGACCCGTTCCCGTTTCCTGATGCAGCACCGCAACAGCAGGCCCGTATTCGTGAATTAGCGGAACAGCTAGACGCACACCGTAAACGCCAACAGGCGGCACACCCTACGCTCACATTAACCGACCTGTACAACGTGGTCGAAAAGTTAAAGGCGGGTGAATCCCTCAGCACGAAAGAACAGACTATCAATCAGCAGGGGTTGGCGTCGGTGGTGCTCAGTCTGCATCAGCAGCTAGATACCGCCGTGTCCGATGCCTACGGATGGCTGGACAATCTACCCGACAGCGAGATACTTACCCGGCTGGTACGGCTCAACCACGAACGGGCGGCTGAGGAAACCGCCGGGCATATTCGTTACTTGCGTCCGTCGTATCAGGCACCGGGGCAGCAGCAGCTAGGTATCGACCTGCCAACGGTAACCGCCCCCGCTGTGGAGGTCAGCAGCGGTCCGGCGTCCCGGCAGGAATGGCCGAAAGAGTTAGCCCAACAGATGCAAGCCATACGCGACGCCGTTCAGCAGGCGGGCGTTCCAATCAACGCCAAACAGATAGCCGCGCAATTCCAGCGGACCAACGCCGGGAAAGTACAACCCCTGCTAGACACGCTGGCAACGCTGGCACTCATTCGACAAACGCCGGAAGGTGCCTACGCGGTGTAA
- a CDS encoding FG-GAP repeat domain-containing protein, producing the protein MADFNGDNKPDIVANGGSFDATKISMLLGDGKGSFAPATLIEVGNTSAFVGTADFNVDGKADLVIGLYTENKVGILLGDGTGQFSAVAKFSTGAYPNAIAIGDYNNDGKVDLVTANFNSSSTSLLLGDGKGGFGLNSDFPVGLNPLSITQGDLNGDGNLDVITANVNGSSSSSGSILLGNGQGGFSPKIDIAIGSGPSTLTLVDLNKDSNLDLAVSNVNQVAVFLGDGKAGFSAKQNIFTGNFPQSIRTSDFNKDGNADLVVVNYNSANLSVLLGDGRGNLGTPVNFVLGPNPVSTYPFFVTIGDFNLDTKPDLATIVVEKQNKITVLLNCTSINTAFSLLAPTYNCQSGAFHFNTSGGDGTPIEYYAVPGITGWTTNPDQFVDRETRTATDAQPILLRARQSGKEVSLLWDIRAQCPLGNTTSLRLVAPSYSCSSGAFTFQTTGGDGSAIEFMAIGITGWTTNPNQFVDRETRTAADAPIITLRARQNGLEVSYEWNIRYVCPIGSFRIGTVAESAAGLQVRVLGNPIKEANAELEIEGAEGQPLLIQAFSESGRLINGYQLERASATQHQRIEVGKSSESVLLLRVTTPTQSKTVKVIKQ; encoded by the coding sequence GTGGCTGATTTTAATGGAGACAACAAACCTGATATAGTGGCTAACGGTGGCAGCTTTGATGCCACGAAGATTTCAATGCTACTAGGTGATGGTAAGGGTAGTTTTGCCCCCGCCACGCTCATCGAAGTAGGAAATACGTCTGCATTCGTGGGAACGGCTGATTTCAATGTTGACGGCAAAGCAGACTTAGTCATTGGATTGTATACAGAAAATAAAGTGGGTATACTGTTGGGTGACGGCACTGGGCAATTCAGCGCAGTAGCCAAGTTTAGCACTGGTGCTTATCCAAACGCGATAGCAATTGGTGATTACAATAATGATGGCAAAGTAGACCTGGTTACCGCTAATTTCAACAGTAGTTCCACATCGTTGCTGCTGGGTGACGGAAAAGGAGGCTTTGGTTTAAACAGTGATTTCCCAGTAGGTCTAAATCCGCTTTCAATAACTCAGGGCGACTTGAATGGTGATGGTAATCTTGATGTCATAACAGCTAATGTAAATGGTAGCAGCAGTAGCTCCGGTTCAATCTTATTGGGTAACGGACAGGGTGGATTTAGTCCCAAAATAGATATTGCTATCGGGTCCGGCCCCTCAACACTTACTTTGGTTGACTTAAACAAAGACAGTAACCTAGATTTAGCAGTATCCAATGTAAATCAGGTAGCCGTGTTTTTGGGCGATGGCAAGGCAGGTTTTTCGGCTAAACAAAATATTTTCACTGGTAACTTTCCTCAGTCAATACGGACCAGTGATTTTAACAAGGACGGGAATGCTGATTTGGTTGTAGTAAACTATAACAGTGCCAATCTATCAGTACTACTAGGCGACGGTCGTGGTAATTTAGGAACTCCGGTTAATTTCGTTTTGGGCCCTAATCCTGTTAGTACGTATCCATTTTTTGTCACCATCGGCGATTTCAATCTTGATACTAAGCCAGATTTAGCTACTATCGTAGTAGAGAAACAAAATAAAATAACCGTACTTCTCAATTGTACGTCAATCAATACCGCGTTTTCCCTACTAGCTCCAACATACAACTGCCAGAGTGGAGCATTCCATTTCAACACAAGTGGAGGAGACGGGACGCCTATTGAGTACTATGCCGTGCCCGGCATCACGGGCTGGACAACCAATCCAGATCAATTTGTAGACAGGGAGACACGCACAGCAACCGATGCACAGCCTATTCTTCTTCGGGCGCGGCAAAGTGGAAAAGAAGTCAGTTTACTATGGGACATTCGGGCCCAATGCCCGCTCGGGAATACGACCAGCCTTCGATTAGTTGCCCCATCCTATTCCTGTAGCAGTGGTGCATTTACGTTTCAGACAACAGGAGGAGACGGGAGTGCCATTGAGTTCATGGCTATTGGCATTACGGGCTGGACAACCAATCCGAATCAGTTTGTCGATCGGGAAACGCGCACGGCCGCTGATGCACCGATTATTACCTTACGAGCACGCCAAAACGGTTTGGAAGTATCCTATGAGTGGAATATTAGATATGTTTGTCCAATAGGCAGTTTTCGGATTGGTACAGTTGCTGAATCGGCGGCTGGATTACAGGTCAGGGTTTTGGGTAATCCGATCAAGGAAGCTAATGCTGAGTTGGAGATAGAGGGAGCGGAAGGCCAACCCTTACTTATACAGGCTTTCAGCGAATCAGGTCGGTTGATAAACGGTTACCAGTTGGAGCGGGCATCTGCCACCCAACACCAACGGATAGAAGTAGGCAAGTCGTCAGAAAGTGTTCTACTGTTGCGGGTAACTACACCGACTCAGAGCAAAACGGTGAAAGTGATTAAACAATAA